Proteins from one Paraburkholderia sp. BL10I2N1 genomic window:
- the clpP gene encoding ATP-dependent Clp endopeptidase proteolytic subunit ClpP, whose translation MTFRAQLLDTLASHAPRDLEAQALGLVPIVVETSGRGERSYDIYSRLLKERVVFLVGEVNDQTANLVVAQLLFLESENPDKDISFYINSPGGSVSAGMAIYDTMQFIKPDVSTLCMGLAASMGAFLLAAGAKGKRFALPNARVMIHQPLGGARGQASDIEIQAREILYLKERLNQLLAHHTGQPVERIARDTDRDNFMSGDDAQAYGLVDQVLHKRP comes from the coding sequence ATGACCTTTCGCGCTCAATTGCTGGACACGTTGGCCTCCCACGCGCCGCGGGATCTCGAAGCGCAGGCGCTCGGACTTGTTCCGATCGTCGTGGAAACAAGCGGGCGTGGTGAGCGCTCGTATGACATCTACTCGCGTCTGCTGAAGGAGCGAGTGGTGTTTCTCGTCGGCGAAGTGAACGACCAGACCGCCAACCTCGTCGTGGCACAGTTGCTGTTCCTCGAAAGCGAGAATCCGGACAAGGACATCAGCTTTTACATAAACAGCCCGGGTGGTTCCGTGTCAGCCGGGATGGCCATTTACGACACGATGCAGTTCATCAAGCCGGACGTTTCGACGCTGTGCATGGGCCTTGCGGCCAGCATGGGCGCGTTTCTGCTGGCGGCAGGCGCAAAGGGCAAGCGTTTCGCGTTGCCGAACGCGCGAGTAATGATTCACCAGCCGCTGGGTGGCGCACGGGGGCAGGCATCGGACATCGAGATCCAGGCACGCGAAATCCTGTACCTGAAGGAGCGTCTGAACCAGCTGCTTGCGCACCACACGGGGCAGCCGGTCGAGCGTATCGCTCGCGACACTGATCGCGATAATTTCATGTCCGGTGACGACGCACAGGCCTATGGTCTCGTTGACCAGGTGCTGCACAAGCGTCCTTGA
- the tig gene encoding trigger factor: MANVVENLGKLERRVTISLPKDAVQKEVDSRIRQIAKNVRMPGFRPGKVPLKMVTQQYSGQVEAEVLSDKVGKEFFDISRAENLRVAGQPSFAPKTDVAEGDYAFDATFEVYPEVKLGDVATAEIERTTTAISEAEVDRTLDILRKQRVHFHARGEAGEHGDGGADTAAKDGDRVTVDFAGKINGEVFQGGSADDFAFVLGEGRMLPEFEKAALGLKAGEAREFDLSFPEDYHGKDVAGKTAQFAITMKKIEWPHLPEIDAEFAKSLGIEDGDLTKMRAEIKDNLEREAKRRTQAIVKNQVMDALLKISELDVPNALIEQDQQRLVEMARQDLQQRGVPNAADAPIPAEMFKEQAERRVKLGLVLAELVKANELQAKPEQIRAEVDEFAKSYEDPKEVVRWYYSNQQRLAEMEAYVVEANVVDFVLNKAKVTDKEVSFEELASATAQS; this comes from the coding sequence ATGGCTAACGTTGTTGAGAACCTCGGCAAGCTCGAACGCCGCGTGACGATTTCCCTGCCGAAGGATGCTGTGCAGAAGGAAGTGGATTCGCGTATCCGCCAGATCGCAAAGAACGTGCGCATGCCGGGTTTCCGCCCGGGCAAGGTGCCGCTCAAGATGGTGACGCAACAGTATTCGGGCCAGGTGGAAGCCGAAGTGCTGAGCGACAAGGTTGGCAAGGAATTCTTCGACATCAGCCGCGCCGAGAACCTGCGCGTGGCCGGCCAGCCGAGCTTTGCACCGAAGACTGACGTCGCAGAAGGCGACTACGCGTTCGACGCGACCTTCGAGGTCTATCCGGAAGTGAAACTGGGCGACGTCGCCACGGCCGAAATCGAGCGCACCACGACGGCCATCAGCGAAGCTGAAGTCGACCGCACGCTGGACATCCTGCGCAAGCAGCGCGTGCACTTCCACGCACGTGGCGAAGCCGGCGAACACGGAGACGGCGGTGCCGACACGGCAGCGAAAGACGGCGACCGCGTGACGGTCGACTTCGCCGGCAAGATCAATGGTGAAGTGTTCCAGGGCGGTAGCGCAGACGACTTCGCCTTCGTGCTCGGCGAAGGCCGTATGCTGCCGGAATTCGAAAAGGCTGCGCTGGGCCTGAAGGCCGGCGAAGCGCGCGAATTTGACCTCAGCTTCCCTGAGGACTATCACGGCAAGGATGTGGCCGGCAAGACGGCCCAGTTCGCGATCACGATGAAGAAGATCGAATGGCCGCACCTGCCGGAAATCGACGCTGAATTCGCTAAATCGCTCGGCATCGAAGACGGCGATCTGACGAAGATGCGCGCCGAGATCAAGGACAACCTCGAACGCGAAGCGAAGCGCCGCACGCAGGCCATCGTCAAGAACCAGGTGATGGACGCGCTCCTGAAGATTTCCGAACTGGACGTGCCGAACGCGCTGATCGAACAGGATCAGCAACGTCTCGTCGAAATGGCCCGTCAGGATCTGCAGCAGCGTGGCGTGCCGAACGCGGCAGACGCGCCGATCCCGGCAGAAATGTTCAAGGAACAGGCCGAGCGTCGCGTGAAGCTGGGTCTCGTGCTGGCCGAACTCGTGAAGGCGAACGAACTGCAGGCGAAGCCGGAGCAGATTCGTGCCGAAGTCGACGAATTCGCCAAAAGCTACGAAGACCCGAAGGAAGTCGTCCGCTGGTATTATTCGAACCAGCAGCGCCTTGCTGAAATGGAAGCGTACGTCGTTGAAGCCAATGTCGTCGATTTCGTCCTCAACAAGGCCAAGGTGACGGACAAGGAAGTGAGCTTCGAAGAACTGGCAAGCGCAACGGCGCAGTCGTAA
- a CDS encoding glycerate kinase has translation MPKPPSTPVVVIAPDSFKGSLGAEQVAEAIATGVQRARPEAVVRICPMADGGEGTLDAMLARGGERRKLTVCGAAGPVREAAAGLLADGSAIIETAEVVGITDPVGMGVPVEARSTRGMGEAIRALLDAGVRRFFVALGGSSTNDGGAGLLAGLGMKLFDAQGQELEPKPEELSKVASVDVSQLDARLAEATFIGMSDVDNPLNGEHGATAVFGPQKGVQPDQIATIDAALAHFADLLEPALNRAARNEPGAGAAGGLGFALHMLGAQFQPGAEVVAQQIGLDAALEGANWLITGEGRSDVQTLHGKAPFIACRHAQEAGVPATLLSGAVDSAALSRLTEHFTGCFSPAPGPITLDVAIRDAARLLANEAEQLTRLKFGTR, from the coding sequence ATGCCTAAGCCGCCGTCCACGCCCGTCGTCGTTATCGCTCCCGATTCCTTCAAAGGCTCGCTCGGTGCCGAGCAGGTCGCCGAGGCCATCGCAACCGGCGTGCAGCGCGCGCGGCCAGAGGCCGTCGTACGCATCTGCCCGATGGCCGACGGCGGCGAAGGCACGCTCGACGCCATGCTCGCCCGCGGCGGCGAGCGCCGCAAGCTGACGGTATGCGGTGCAGCGGGACCGGTGCGCGAAGCGGCGGCCGGATTGCTCGCGGACGGCAGCGCGATCATCGAAACGGCGGAAGTCGTCGGCATCACGGATCCTGTCGGCATGGGCGTGCCAGTCGAAGCGCGCAGCACGCGCGGCATGGGCGAAGCGATCCGCGCACTTCTCGACGCCGGCGTGCGGCGCTTTTTCGTGGCGCTTGGCGGTAGCAGCACCAATGACGGCGGCGCGGGTCTGCTCGCCGGTCTCGGCATGAAACTGTTCGACGCACAAGGACAGGAACTGGAGCCGAAGCCCGAGGAGCTGTCGAAGGTCGCGAGCGTGGACGTGTCGCAACTCGACGCGCGGCTCGCCGAGGCGACGTTCATCGGCATGTCCGACGTCGACAACCCGCTCAACGGCGAGCACGGCGCGACGGCCGTGTTCGGTCCGCAGAAAGGGGTGCAGCCCGACCAGATCGCGACGATCGATGCTGCGCTCGCGCACTTTGCGGATCTGCTCGAACCTGCGCTGAACCGTGCTGCACGTAACGAGCCAGGTGCGGGCGCGGCGGGCGGTCTGGGCTTCGCGTTGCATATGCTCGGCGCACAGTTTCAGCCCGGCGCAGAAGTTGTCGCGCAGCAGATCGGCCTCGATGCGGCGCTCGAAGGCGCGAACTGGTTGATCACCGGCGAAGGCCGCTCGGACGTGCAGACGCTGCACGGCAAGGCGCCCTTCATCGCCTGCCGCCACGCGCAGGAGGCCGGCGTGCCGGCCACGCTGCTGTCAGGCGCCGTCGACTCCGCGGCGCTGTCGCGCCTCACGGAACACTTCACGGGTTGCTTTTCGCCAGCACCGGGGCCGATCACGCTCGACGTAGCGATCCGCGACGCCGCACGCCTGCTGGCGAACGAGGCCGAGCAGCTTACGCGACTGAAATTCGGCACGCGTTGA
- a CDS encoding MarR family transcriptional regulator, protein MKASAKAGLEQFLTYRLHVLNKLAERGISERYQDKLDVTLPEARVIASVGSFGPFSIMDLARHANLDKSQASRAAEALIRQGLVQRQASVEDGRVVLVSLTAEGRALYKKVMPIARKWNVDLFDCLDDKEKVMLGEALDKVIESVLARQG, encoded by the coding sequence ATGAAGGCATCCGCCAAAGCCGGACTCGAACAGTTTCTGACGTATCGCCTGCATGTACTGAACAAGCTCGCTGAACGCGGTATCAGCGAGCGTTATCAGGACAAGCTCGACGTCACCCTGCCTGAAGCGCGCGTCATTGCTTCGGTAGGTTCGTTCGGGCCATTCTCCATCATGGACCTGGCGCGGCATGCGAACCTCGACAAGAGTCAGGCAAGCCGCGCGGCCGAGGCGCTCATCAGGCAGGGACTCGTGCAGCGGCAGGCAAGCGTGGAAGATGGGCGGGTGGTACTGGTTTCACTCACGGCCGAAGGACGGGCGCTCTACAAAAAAGTGATGCCGATCGCGCGCAAGTGGAACGTCGATTTGTTCGACTGTCTCGATGACAAGGAAAAAGTCATGCTTGGCGAGGCGCTCGACAAGGTAATCGAAAGCGTGCTGGCGCGCCAGGGATGA
- a CDS encoding 2-dehydropantoate 2-reductase → MGGQQIRTAVVGAGAIGGLIAAAAVRAGHAVSVLAHGKTLDALRADGIRIVGEESETVARVVADDDAATFGLQDFVVVALKAQVLPAVAASLRPMIGPQTVIVAAMNGLPWWFLSGMQGPLAGQHIEAVDPDGRVSAALPPAQSIGCVVHLSSSTDAPGVIRRGRGNHLIVGAPAPALSAQANAFSTALREGGFEVAVSDDIRTEIWVKLWGNMNMNPLSALTGSTADQLLEDPLTHALVLRMMEEADAIGRRLGLSTRMEAAERVAGTRKLGAFKTSMLQDFEDGRPLEIGPILGVFPELGHRLGVPTPFCDAVLGLLRQRASNSGL, encoded by the coding sequence ATGGGTGGGCAGCAAATCAGGACAGCCGTGGTGGGTGCAGGCGCGATCGGTGGGTTGATCGCCGCGGCGGCCGTGCGCGCCGGCCACGCCGTGAGCGTCCTCGCACACGGCAAGACGCTCGATGCGCTTCGCGCGGATGGTATTCGCATCGTCGGTGAAGAAAGCGAGACTGTCGCGCGGGTTGTGGCCGACGACGATGCCGCTACGTTTGGCCTGCAGGACTTCGTGGTCGTCGCGCTGAAGGCTCAGGTGTTGCCGGCCGTCGCCGCGAGCCTGCGGCCGATGATCGGGCCACAAACGGTGATCGTCGCCGCGATGAACGGCTTGCCGTGGTGGTTTCTGAGCGGCATGCAAGGGCCGCTCGCCGGCCAGCATATCGAGGCGGTGGACCCTGATGGCAGAGTGTCGGCCGCATTGCCGCCGGCGCAATCAATCGGCTGCGTCGTGCATCTGTCCTCGTCGACCGACGCACCCGGCGTGATCCGGCGCGGCCGCGGCAATCATCTGATCGTTGGCGCACCGGCTCCGGCGCTCTCCGCGCAGGCGAACGCGTTCTCCACGGCACTGCGCGAGGGCGGCTTCGAAGTCGCCGTATCCGACGACATCCGCACGGAAATCTGGGTCAAGCTGTGGGGCAACATGAACATGAATCCGTTGAGTGCGTTGACGGGTTCGACGGCCGATCAGTTGCTCGAAGATCCGCTCACGCACGCGCTGGTGTTGCGGATGATGGAGGAGGCTGACGCCATCGGCAGGCGACTGGGTCTGTCGACGCGTATGGAGGCGGCGGAGCGGGTCGCGGGGACGCGCAAACTCGGTGCGTTCAAAACCTCGATGCTGCAGGATTTCGAAGACGGCCGCCCGCTCGAGATCGGTCCGATACTGGGGGTGTTTCCCGAACTTGGCCACCGGCTCGGTGTGCCGACACCGTTCTGCGACGCGGTTCTCGGATTGCTGCGTCAACGGGCGTCGAACAGTGGGCTTTGA
- a CDS encoding class II aldolase/adducin family protein has translation MSAVGIPHSTSASSDAEGERALRVQLAGTYRVFAMLGWTELIYNHITVRLPGPNSHFLINPFGLHYAEVNASNLVCVDLDGRIVGESACRVNPAGFVVHAAIHRLLPDAHCVMHTHTTAGLAVACSEIGLENASFYSAQLHGMVAYHDFEGITVRPDEGPRLVANLGGKPLMILRNHGLLAIGETIAQAFVRLWTLNRACEVQLASAALGAARHIPDEVAARCTRDALQFDPRYGAGEDVLGALLRQVDRIDQSYRE, from the coding sequence ATGTCAGCCGTCGGTATTCCGCATTCCACCAGCGCTAGTTCGGATGCAGAGGGTGAGCGGGCGCTGCGCGTCCAACTGGCCGGCACCTATCGCGTGTTCGCGATGCTTGGCTGGACCGAACTGATCTACAACCACATTACGGTCCGGCTGCCCGGCCCGAATTCGCACTTTCTCATCAACCCGTTCGGGCTCCATTACGCCGAGGTGAATGCGTCGAATCTGGTCTGCGTCGATCTGGACGGACGCATCGTCGGTGAGTCGGCATGCCGGGTGAATCCTGCCGGTTTTGTCGTGCACGCAGCAATTCATCGCTTACTGCCTGACGCCCATTGCGTCATGCACACGCATACCACAGCGGGGCTGGCAGTTGCGTGCTCGGAGATCGGGCTGGAGAACGCCAGCTTCTATTCAGCGCAACTACACGGTATGGTTGCGTATCACGATTTCGAGGGCATTACCGTGCGTCCTGACGAGGGGCCGCGACTGGTCGCGAATCTCGGCGGCAAGCCACTGATGATTCTGCGCAATCACGGCCTGCTTGCGATCGGCGAGACGATTGCACAGGCCTTCGTGCGGCTCTGGACGCTCAACCGCGCCTGCGAAGTGCAGCTCGCGAGCGCTGCGCTAGGGGCGGCGCGCCACATTCCTGACGAGGTCGCGGCGCGTTGCACGCGCGATGCGTTGCAGTTCGATCCGCGCTATGGTGCGGGTGAGGATGTGCTTGGCGCGCTGTTGCGTCAGGTCGATCGTATCGATCAGTCATACAGGGAGTAA
- a CDS encoding ProQ/FinO family protein yields the protein MGFEQLAALRDQLAKKTDPKPAVKAPRARRAAPEARSKPVDPVVLTIAKLQKRFPQAFPKNPAPKVPLKIGIFEDLMKHAQELALSEAELRDALRTWCRGSRYWACLVEGAARVDLTGGEAGNVLAPDATRALRLKAARAARAPKPEAAEKQA from the coding sequence ATGGGCTTCGAACAACTTGCCGCATTGAGAGATCAACTCGCGAAAAAAACCGACCCCAAGCCGGCGGTTAAGGCGCCTCGCGCACGCCGGGCTGCGCCCGAGGCGCGGTCGAAGCCGGTCGACCCGGTGGTGCTGACGATCGCGAAGCTTCAAAAGCGATTCCCGCAGGCATTTCCGAAGAATCCGGCGCCCAAGGTGCCGCTCAAGATCGGTATTTTCGAAGACCTGATGAAGCACGCGCAGGAACTCGCGTTAAGCGAGGCGGAATTGCGCGATGCGCTCAGGACATGGTGCCGCGGAAGCCGCTACTGGGCATGCCTCGTCGAAGGGGCTGCACGAGTCGACCTCACGGGCGGCGAAGCGGGCAACGTATTGGCGCCCGATGCGACGCGTGCGCTGCGACTGAAGGCGGCTCGCGCAGCGAGGGCGCCGAAGCCGGAGGCGGCGGAGAAGCAGGCCTGA
- a CDS encoding amidohydrolase family protein has product MFPRKPGNKEASGHPFACFCQKSEIEFLNNRISADLSRRGFVAGMAASMLMLVLPKLASAQTAPPPVNPTRPVLFTNFRLFDGISGTLRDGLYLLVDGNRIHSLTHGKPAVPDGTQVIDFGGRVLMPGLIDMHWHSIIAALPIQVALSADVGYLHLAASAEAERTLMRGFTTVRDAGGPAFALKQAIDEGLISGPRIYPSGAMITTSGAHGDFRALSDLPRSGGRITSSEQTGGSIIADNADEVRLRVREQFMQGASQIKIVGSGGVSTPRSPLDMLTFTEPQLRAAVETAEDWDS; this is encoded by the coding sequence ATGTTCCCTCGCAAACCGGGCAATAAGGAAGCATCCGGCCATCCGTTCGCCTGCTTCTGCCAGAAGTCCGAGATCGAGTTTCTGAACAACCGGATCAGCGCGGATCTCTCGCGACGGGGCTTCGTTGCGGGCATGGCTGCCTCCATGTTGATGCTTGTCCTCCCGAAGCTCGCCAGCGCGCAGACGGCGCCCCCGCCCGTCAATCCCACACGCCCTGTCCTCTTCACGAACTTCCGGCTGTTCGACGGAATATCCGGCACGTTGCGCGACGGACTCTATCTGCTCGTGGATGGCAATCGCATCCACTCCCTGACGCACGGCAAACCTGCCGTGCCCGACGGCACGCAGGTGATCGACTTCGGCGGCCGCGTGCTGATGCCCGGTCTCATCGACATGCACTGGCATTCGATCATCGCAGCGCTCCCGATCCAGGTCGCGCTGAGCGCCGACGTGGGCTACCTCCATCTGGCCGCAAGCGCGGAGGCCGAGCGTACATTGATGCGCGGCTTCACCACGGTGCGCGATGCGGGCGGCCCTGCCTTCGCGCTGAAACAGGCAATCGACGAGGGACTCATATCGGGTCCGCGCATTTATCCTTCAGGCGCGATGATCACCACCTCGGGCGCTCATGGCGATTTTCGCGCGCTGTCGGATCTGCCGAGATCCGGCGGCAGGATCACCAGTTCGGAGCAAACGGGCGGCAGCATCATTGCCGACAACGCGGATGAAGTCCGCCTGCGCGTGCGTGAACAGTTCATGCAGGGCGCGTCGCAGATCAAGATCGTGGGCAGCGGCGGCGTTTCCACCCCTCGCAGTCCGCTGGACATGCTCACGTTCACCGAGCCCCAGTTGCGCGCAGCGGTGGAAACCGCCGAGGACTGGGACAGTTAG
- a CDS encoding glycine zipper 2TM domain-containing protein: MNGMTLSGVVASVIVLTACAPPPPAAPLPPGVSQAPVGSVFYGRVESIEPVTQQTGSSGVLGTVIGGVAGGVLGNQIGGGTGRTIATIGGAVAGGVAGNQLERRANSGTETIYRVNVRLDDGRLATVTQRDLGNLRVGDRAQVANDMAMPY, translated from the coding sequence ATGAACGGCATGACTCTGTCCGGCGTTGTTGCGAGTGTGATCGTATTGACGGCATGTGCACCGCCGCCACCTGCTGCACCGCTTCCCCCTGGCGTTTCGCAGGCGCCTGTGGGGTCCGTCTTCTACGGCCGCGTCGAATCGATCGAACCGGTCACGCAGCAGACGGGCAGCTCCGGTGTGCTCGGTACAGTGATCGGCGGCGTGGCCGGCGGTGTGCTGGGCAACCAGATCGGAGGCGGTACTGGCCGCACGATTGCGACTATCGGCGGTGCCGTCGCGGGCGGTGTGGCGGGCAACCAGCTCGAACGGCGGGCCAATAGCGGTACGGAGACCATCTACCGCGTGAACGTAAGGCTCGACGACGGGCGGCTCGCAACAGTGACGCAACGCGATCTCGGCAATCTGCGTGTGGGTGACAGGGCACAGGTGGCGAACGATATGGCAATGCCGTACTGA
- a CDS encoding basic amino acid/polyamine antiporter, with protein sequence MTTSNTEKLSLRALIALVVGSMVGSGIFALPAAFARATGGFGALIAWLIAGTGMLMLALVFQTLSRRRPDLDAGIYSYAKAGFGEYLGFNSAFGYWAGCCLADVACLILIKSTLGAFFPVFGDGTTPVALVSASILLWAVHWLILRGVREAAFLNTVATIAKIVPISLFIVFVLFGFKADVFALNFWGGEGHELGSLFHQVRSTMLVTVFVFVGIEGASVYSRYAKNRNDVGIATVLGFIGVLCFLVLVTMLSYGVLLRPELGGIRNPSMAGVLEAVVGPWGAVFISVGLLISVLGNYLSWSLLAAEILFAAAKNGTMPAFLARENRNKAPLAALVVSNLLIQIFLIVSPFAEYAFLLALKMTSAMTLVPYLLVAAYGTKLALSGKTYETDSHERTLDLICGAIATLYAAGMIWAGGMKFLLLSAIVYAPGSLLFFLARREQGKPLFNLGEWLLFIVLVIAAFGGAYGLAAGTVTI encoded by the coding sequence GTGACAACGTCAAATACAGAAAAGCTTTCGTTGCGCGCGTTAATTGCGTTAGTCGTAGGTTCGATGGTCGGTTCGGGGATCTTCGCGCTCCCCGCTGCGTTTGCCCGTGCGACCGGCGGCTTCGGTGCGCTGATCGCGTGGCTCATCGCCGGCACCGGAATGCTGATGCTCGCGCTCGTGTTCCAGACGCTGTCGCGACGGCGCCCGGATCTCGATGCCGGCATCTACTCCTATGCGAAGGCCGGATTCGGAGAATATCTGGGCTTCAATTCCGCGTTCGGATACTGGGCCGGCTGCTGTCTTGCCGATGTCGCGTGCCTGATCCTGATCAAGTCGACGCTGGGCGCCTTTTTTCCCGTGTTCGGCGACGGCACAACCCCCGTCGCGCTCGTCAGTGCATCGATTCTGCTCTGGGCAGTGCACTGGCTGATACTGCGTGGCGTCCGTGAAGCTGCCTTCCTGAACACGGTCGCGACGATTGCGAAAATCGTCCCGATCTCCCTCTTCATCGTCTTTGTCCTGTTCGGCTTCAAGGCCGATGTCTTCGCGCTGAACTTCTGGGGCGGCGAAGGCCACGAGCTGGGCTCTCTCTTTCACCAGGTGCGCAGCACGATGCTCGTCACCGTGTTCGTCTTTGTCGGCATCGAAGGCGCAAGCGTGTACTCGCGCTATGCAAAGAATCGCAACGATGTCGGCATCGCCACCGTGCTCGGCTTCATTGGGGTTCTCTGTTTCCTCGTCCTGGTCACGATGCTGTCCTACGGCGTGCTGCTGCGGCCTGAACTCGGAGGGATCCGCAATCCGTCGATGGCTGGCGTGCTCGAAGCGGTCGTCGGTCCATGGGGCGCGGTGTTCATCAGCGTCGGCCTGCTGATATCCGTTCTGGGCAACTATCTGTCATGGTCGCTGCTTGCGGCGGAAATCCTGTTCGCCGCCGCGAAGAATGGCACCATGCCGGCATTTCTCGCCCGGGAAAACAGGAACAAGGCGCCACTTGCAGCGCTGGTGGTCTCCAATCTGCTGATCCAGATCTTCCTCATCGTCAGCCCCTTCGCGGAGTACGCGTTCCTGCTGGCGCTCAAGATGACCAGTGCGATGACGCTTGTGCCATACCTTCTGGTCGCCGCTTACGGAACGAAGCTCGCCTTGAGCGGCAAGACCTACGAGACCGATTCACATGAGCGCACGCTGGACCTCATATGCGGCGCGATCGCGACGCTCTACGCGGCCGGAATGATCTGGGCGGGCGGCATGAAATTCCTGCTGCTGTCGGCGATTGTGTATGCCCCGGGCTCCCTGCTGTTCTTCCTTGCGCGACGCGAACAAGGGAAGCCGTTATTCAACCTCGGGGAATGGCTGCTCTTCATTGTGCTTGTGATCGCAGCCTTCGGCGGCGCTTATGGTCTGGCTGCTGGTACCGTCACGATTTGA
- a CDS encoding alpha/beta hydrolase: MRRTTLKVAKISGLIVVLLVIFALGFRAWHSQRGPGLSVWHTYVPREMTIKEMDAGDWNGYMAAENRIFNDVHTNVVEKLDAASRVPTNRYYEGSPIYPEHFDQNWNRSYVLEPSGTPVGAVVLLHGLTDSPYSLRHIARRYRDHGFVAIGIRLPGHGTVPAALTQIEWRDWAAATRLAVREARRRVGPDKPLELVGFSNGAALALQYALDAIEDKSLTRPTRLVLISPMIGVTRYARFAGLAGLPSVFPAFAKAAWLGVVPEFNPFKYNSFPVNGARQSYLLTHVLQEQILRLQRENRLVELPPVLTFQSVTDFTVSAPAVMSALYDRLPENGSEIVLFDINRSVRFRTFLRAASYGALGRLLRIGPQNYRTTIIANASPDSGKTVVRTIDAGETEEHVQPLGVDYPSDIFSLSHVAIPFPVTDPLYGSQPGTDENFNANFGTLNPRGERGTLILTLDSMFRIASNPFFSFVARRIDEGAGKMPGPVIKAPERSHETASGTTDEAADALQDVELDESYGP; the protein is encoded by the coding sequence ATGCGACGCACGACACTCAAGGTGGCAAAGATAAGCGGGCTGATCGTTGTCCTGCTGGTGATATTCGCGCTAGGTTTTCGCGCGTGGCATTCGCAGCGAGGGCCGGGCCTCTCGGTCTGGCATACCTACGTGCCGCGCGAAATGACGATCAAGGAAATGGACGCCGGCGACTGGAACGGCTACATGGCCGCGGAGAACCGCATATTCAACGACGTTCACACGAACGTCGTCGAAAAGCTGGACGCGGCCTCGCGCGTGCCGACAAACCGGTACTACGAGGGCTCGCCTATCTATCCGGAGCACTTTGACCAGAACTGGAACCGGTCATACGTTCTCGAACCGTCCGGCACGCCAGTCGGTGCAGTGGTGCTGCTGCACGGCCTCACCGATTCGCCCTACAGTCTGCGCCACATCGCGCGCCGCTACCGGGATCATGGCTTTGTCGCCATCGGCATCCGCCTTCCGGGACACGGCACGGTTCCTGCAGCCCTGACTCAGATCGAATGGCGCGACTGGGCTGCGGCGACGCGGCTCGCTGTGCGCGAAGCACGCCGGCGCGTCGGTCCTGACAAGCCGCTGGAGCTGGTCGGATTCTCGAATGGCGCGGCGCTCGCGCTGCAATATGCACTGGACGCGATCGAGGATAAATCCCTCACGCGCCCCACCCGCCTCGTGCTGATCTCACCAATGATCGGCGTCACCCGTTACGCCCGCTTCGCGGGGCTTGCCGGCCTTCCGTCGGTCTTCCCCGCGTTCGCCAAGGCTGCCTGGCTCGGGGTGGTGCCCGAGTTCAATCCCTTTAAATACAATTCGTTTCCGGTCAACGGCGCACGCCAGTCCTACCTGCTGACGCACGTCCTTCAGGAACAGATTTTGAGGCTGCAGCGTGAGAACCGCCTCGTCGAATTGCCGCCTGTGCTGACGTTCCAGTCAGTAACCGACTTCACTGTCAGCGCGCCCGCAGTGATGTCGGCGCTCTACGACCGGCTTCCCGAGAACGGCAGTGAGATCGTACTGTTCGACATCAACCGCAGCGTGAGATTCCGCACTTTTCTGCGCGCGGCGTCGTACGGCGCGCTCGGCCGTCTTCTACGCATAGGGCCACAGAACTACCGCACGACCATCATCGCCAACGCGAGCCCTGACTCGGGCAAAACCGTCGTGCGAACCATCGACGCCGGCGAAACGGAAGAGCACGTACAGCCGTTGGGAGTCGACTATCCATCGGATATCTTTTCCTTGTCGCACGTCGCCATTCCATTCCCGGTGACCGATCCGCTTTATGGCTCACAGCCCGGAACAGATGAGAATTTCAATGCAAATTTCGGCACGCTGAATCCGCGCGGGGAACGCGGCACGTTGATCCTCACGCTCGACTCCATGTTCCGGATCGCATCGAACCCTTTCTTTTCGTTCGTCGCGCGGCGCATCGACGAGGGTGCGGGCAAGATGCCGGGACCGGTAATCAAGGCGCCTGAACGATCGCATGAAACCGCATCAGGAACGACGGACGAAGCGGCCGACGCATTGCAGGACGTCGAACTGGATGAGTCGTATGGTCCGTAA
- a CDS encoding zinc ribbon domain-containing protein, whose protein sequence is MPIYEYRCDACGAFDQMRSVAARDLPADCPRCGMAASRIRNGLPILLRYADDQAVTDEGTYLASHRAECLCCR, encoded by the coding sequence ATGCCGATCTACGAATATCGTTGCGACGCGTGCGGCGCGTTCGATCAGATGCGCAGCGTCGCCGCACGCGATCTGCCGGCGGACTGTCCACGGTGCGGCATGGCCGCGTCGCGGATTCGGAATGGTTTGCCCATACTGCTCCGGTATGCGGACGATCAGGCGGTTACCGATGAAGGAACGTATCTGGCAAGCCACCGGGCGGAGTGTCTTTGTTGCCGGTGA